A genomic region of Gemmata massiliana contains the following coding sequences:
- a CDS encoding helix-turn-helix domain-containing protein has translation MTLAKKKTTPAFRARLRQLRDAVGISQVRTAKIVGVHIATYMRWERLGETEPTFSQLCVLADTFGVTLNDFVTEAPPAETPEPEPVTKVPKKKATPKKAKGKK, from the coding sequence ATGACCCTGGCGAAGAAGAAAACGACGCCCGCGTTCCGGGCGCGCCTCCGGCAGTTGCGGGACGCCGTCGGGATCTCCCAAGTGCGAACAGCCAAGATCGTGGGCGTTCACATCGCGACGTACATGCGCTGGGAGCGCCTCGGCGAGACCGAACCGACGTTTTCGCAACTGTGCGTGCTGGCCGACACGTTCGGGGTTACGCTGAACGACTTCGTGACCGAGGCTCCGCCGGCCGAAACACCCGAACCGGAACCTGTGACCAAAGTACCCAAGAAAAAGGCCACCCCAAAAAAGGCAAAGGGCAAGAAGTAG